The following coding sequences lie in one Leptospira stimsonii genomic window:
- the ruvB gene encoding Holliday junction branch migration DNA helicase RuvB produces MSKSHTLNPEEEFEEESGLRPSLLNEFIGQREVLNNLGVYVQAAKKRKKALDHVLISGPPGLGKTTLAGIISNELGTRLTITSAPVITKGADLARLLTSMGENEILFIDEIHTLHKKLEEILYPAMENYMIDLVIGEGVTAQMVQIPLKPFTLVGATTRSGLISEPLKSRFGIQLRLDYYSDDEMKEIVLRSSKILNVAIDDDAALEIGKRSRKTPRIANHLLKRIRDFSEVDGHSTVKKDLCIKAFDKMGIDDLGLDAMDRQILGCMIDRYKGGPVGLKAIAVVVGEEEKTIEDTYESFMVRIGLINRTPAGRVATEKAYQQLKRMGDFPGNHEQDPTLF; encoded by the coding sequence TTGTCCAAATCCCATACCCTCAATCCGGAAGAAGAATTTGAAGAAGAGTCGGGTCTACGCCCGTCTCTTCTAAACGAATTTATAGGACAAAGAGAAGTTTTAAACAATCTCGGAGTCTACGTCCAAGCCGCGAAAAAAAGAAAAAAGGCTCTTGATCACGTTCTTATTTCCGGTCCGCCCGGACTTGGAAAAACAACTCTTGCCGGAATTATCTCCAACGAACTCGGAACCAGACTTACGATCACTTCCGCGCCGGTGATCACAAAAGGCGCCGATCTCGCGCGTCTTCTCACGAGCATGGGTGAGAATGAGATTCTTTTTATAGACGAGATTCATACGCTTCACAAAAAGCTCGAAGAAATTCTCTATCCCGCGATGGAGAATTATATGATCGACCTTGTGATCGGAGAAGGTGTGACCGCACAGATGGTCCAAATTCCTCTCAAACCTTTTACCTTGGTCGGAGCTACGACCCGAAGCGGTCTTATCAGCGAACCTCTCAAGAGTCGTTTTGGAATTCAACTCCGTTTGGATTACTACAGCGATGACGAGATGAAGGAAATCGTTCTGCGTTCTTCTAAAATTTTGAACGTTGCGATCGATGACGACGCGGCGCTTGAAATCGGAAAACGTTCTCGCAAAACTCCTCGAATCGCAAATCATCTTCTCAAACGAATCCGAGACTTCAGCGAGGTCGACGGTCATTCTACCGTCAAAAAGGATCTTTGTATCAAGGCTTTTGATAAGATGGGGATTGACGACCTGGGACTGGATGCTATGGATAGACAGATCCTTGGTTGTATGATCGATCGTTATAAGGGCGGCCCAGTGGGTTTAAAGGCGATCGCGGTCGTGGTCGGCGAAGAGGAAAAAACCATCGAAGACACGTACGAATCTTTTATGGTAAGAATCGGACTCATCAATCGAACGCCCGCCGGAAGAGTCGCGACAGAAAAGGCGTATCAACAATTGAAGCGGATGGGAGACTTTCCCGGAAATCATGAACAAGACCCGACTTTATTCTGA
- a CDS encoding TonB-dependent receptor → MNKTRLYSEYSGIPEDDKRLIYAAFLVLALASFFTAHLLTRNMLWKILGSEPMVKMESNEEKEKIYEVLLEQDFVDKHIKDEYKALSNVDAAGAGGITKKEGFHSASPFREFVMGSVARRNSEAQKQQSLEKNDEKAFEVGIYKIDPVQTSNTDNTKQSTQTYGRMTKIPFNYRFEQDFLFRWDGSQALSIPRKKLAGYEYFKRMLKQIEGSFAPPGGGNFAYRDMAGTVIRAGISPGQVKVQFLLSDSGQVLDTRLISTQGQDIVGQACVDSIRGQNFGKVPEEVKAQGMIFGINFIFPEIRSR, encoded by the coding sequence ATGAACAAGACCCGACTTTATTCTGAATATTCCGGAATCCCCGAAGATGATAAAAGGTTGATCTACGCGGCCTTTTTGGTTCTTGCGCTCGCGTCTTTTTTCACCGCTCATTTACTCACACGCAATATGCTCTGGAAAATTCTCGGAAGCGAACCCATGGTTAAAATGGAAAGCAACGAGGAAAAAGAAAAAATTTACGAAGTCCTTCTAGAACAAGACTTCGTCGACAAACATATCAAAGACGAATACAAAGCCCTTTCGAACGTGGACGCCGCCGGCGCAGGCGGGATCACAAAGAAGGAAGGATTTCACTCTGCAAGTCCTTTCCGTGAATTCGTGATGGGAAGCGTTGCAAGAAGAAACTCCGAAGCACAGAAACAGCAGTCTCTCGAAAAAAACGACGAGAAGGCATTTGAGGTCGGAATCTATAAGATCGATCCGGTGCAAACGTCTAACACCGATAATACGAAACAAAGCACTCAAACCTACGGAAGGATGACGAAAATTCCATTCAACTACCGTTTCGAACAGGATTTTCTTTTTCGTTGGGACGGAAGCCAGGCCCTCTCCATTCCCAGAAAAAAACTCGCCGGATACGAATACTTTAAACGAATGCTAAAACAAATCGAAGGAAGTTTTGCTCCTCCCGGAGGAGGGAACTTCGCGTATCGAGATATGGCGGGGACCGTGATCCGTGCCGGTATTTCCCCCGGTCAGGTAAAGGTTCAATTTTTGTTAAGCGACAGCGGTCAGGTTTTGGATACGAGACTGATTTCCACACAAGGGCAGGATATCGTTGGTCAGGCTTGTGTGGATTCCATTCGAGGTCAGAATTTCGGAAAAGTTCCCGAAGAAGTGAAAGCGCAAGGAATGATCTTCGGCATCAACTTCATCTTTCCGGAAATAAGAAGCCGTTAA
- a CDS encoding sensor histidine kinase: MKQIVYSIFIIFLILTIRCSPAISSKERPKAQKGTIDLRNFNLNEENTTLNGDWEFHWNELPQSNRSLSSNPLYEPVPGIWRDYDPSYTWKGYATYRLHVLCDWNRPNLKIRIPRLPGVYDVYFDDHKVYSNGLTGTDAIDTVFLAHPLITNVVVPSGDFWITVVVSNFKGNHLKGGIRNSFRIGNGNSIDLEERKEEWLEIILISVICAFGIYYIVFFFAYRKDPVPLHFAAFCFLVSLYTFITSGIQYMALPSLSLDLRIRIEFFCEVTFFPTVYLILRRMFPLEFETKWIRFAIASTILFAIGILTLDENNLVRLYSVFLYAPPIYAVFILVPTIAAFRNKEPRAKTILITGLVLVFTMMNDVFYGLFEVYVLFPYSFPLGLVTFVALNSYIISSRFTEDLEKAKEFAQLQIKYNEQLKLQAEERTRIASDIHDTIGSELTAILFELESKNKEDSTLKKLKTEMTQLISNVRDIVFLMHHTGTHKELVEDVMNRYAERIQGTGSIRVKTEIKEVSDVLRLDQCLHVQKIFLELMSNILRHSEAKNIQILWNKDGRHLRLRIVDDGKKFETKSEEMTGIGLNNIQMRAEKLNATYDFSRESENIFSMSIPIF; this comes from the coding sequence ATGAAACAAATCGTATATTCGATTTTTATCATTTTCTTAATCTTAACAATCCGGTGTTCCCCCGCGATTTCTTCGAAAGAAAGACCGAAAGCGCAAAAAGGAACGATCGATCTCAGAAATTTTAACTTAAACGAGGAAAATACCACTCTCAACGGAGATTGGGAATTCCATTGGAACGAGTTGCCGCAATCCAACCGATCGCTAAGCTCGAATCCTCTCTACGAACCGGTTCCCGGGATTTGGAGGGATTACGATCCGAGTTACACCTGGAAAGGTTATGCGACATACCGTTTGCACGTGTTATGCGATTGGAACCGCCCGAATCTGAAGATCAGAATCCCACGGCTCCCCGGAGTTTACGACGTCTACTTCGACGATCACAAAGTGTATTCAAACGGCCTTACGGGAACGGACGCAATCGATACCGTCTTCTTAGCTCATCCATTGATTACAAACGTAGTCGTCCCTTCGGGCGATTTCTGGATCACCGTGGTCGTTTCTAATTTTAAAGGAAATCATCTGAAAGGCGGAATCAGGAATTCGTTTCGCATCGGAAACGGAAACTCCATCGATCTCGAGGAAAGAAAAGAAGAATGGCTGGAGATCATTCTGATCAGCGTTATTTGCGCCTTCGGAATCTATTATATCGTATTCTTTTTCGCGTATAGGAAGGATCCGGTCCCGTTGCACTTCGCCGCGTTTTGTTTTTTGGTTTCTCTCTATACATTCATTACTTCCGGAATTCAATATATGGCCCTGCCGAGCCTCTCTCTCGATCTTAGAATTCGAATCGAATTTTTTTGCGAAGTGACTTTCTTTCCGACAGTTTATCTCATCCTTCGAAGAATGTTCCCGTTAGAATTCGAAACAAAATGGATTCGATTCGCAATCGCGAGTACGATCCTATTCGCGATCGGAATTCTAACCCTGGATGAGAACAATCTAGTTCGTTTGTATTCGGTCTTTCTCTACGCGCCTCCTATCTACGCCGTCTTCATTCTCGTTCCGACGATCGCCGCATTTCGAAATAAGGAACCGAGAGCCAAAACGATCTTGATCACCGGACTTGTTCTCGTTTTTACGATGATGAACGACGTGTTCTACGGTTTATTCGAGGTTTACGTTTTGTTTCCTTACAGTTTTCCGCTCGGACTTGTCACCTTCGTTGCGCTCAATTCCTATATTATCTCCTCAAGGTTCACGGAGGATTTAGAGAAGGCGAAAGAATTCGCACAACTTCAGATCAAATACAACGAACAACTCAAACTCCAAGCGGAAGAAAGAACAAGAATCGCCTCGGACATTCACGATACGATCGGCTCCGAACTCACCGCTATTCTGTTCGAATTGGAATCCAAAAACAAGGAAGATTCCACACTCAAAAAGTTGAAAACCGAAATGACACAACTGATCTCGAACGTAAGAGATATCGTCTTCCTTATGCACCATACCGGAACTCACAAAGAACTCGTAGAAGACGTCATGAATCGTTACGCGGAAAGAATCCAAGGCACCGGTTCAATCCGAGTAAAGACGGAAATCAAAGAGGTTTCGGACGTTCTTCGATTGGATCAGTGTCTTCATGTTCAGAAAATTTTTCTCGAGCTCATGTCCAATATTCTCAGACATTCGGAAGCAAAGAATATTCAGATTTTGTGGAATAAGGATGGGAGACATCTACGTTTAAGAATCGTAGACGACGGGAAGAAGTTCGAAACAAAGTCCGAAGAAATGACGGGAATAGGATTGAACAACATCCAAATGCGCGCGGAAAAACTCAATGCGACCTACGATTTTTCCAGAGAATCGGAAAATATCTTCTCTATGAGCATTCCTATTTTTTAA
- a CDS encoding response regulator has protein sequence MAKESLTTHSVSIVEDNLHTALNLQELLSKSSDLKFVKHYSTAQDAISFLPDEAPDIVILDIGLPGKNGLECLKELKDKTPNTKYVIFTVFEDEDKIVEAIRGGASGYLLKDTSPELFLAELRVIVLGGAPLTPRIADKIIREFTKKEETKNPPIANTLGLTERELQILNFVALGMTFSDIADELDISSHTVSRHIEKIYKKMEVHSRSEAIIRGRRMGIIRDVPGYP, from the coding sequence ATGGCCAAAGAATCACTGACTACCCATTCGGTTTCGATCGTCGAAGACAACCTTCACACGGCCCTCAATCTTCAAGAATTACTTTCCAAATCAAGCGATCTCAAATTCGTTAAACACTATTCGACCGCGCAAGACGCGATCTCCTTTCTTCCCGACGAGGCTCCCGATATCGTCATTCTCGACATCGGACTTCCCGGAAAAAACGGATTGGAATGTCTGAAAGAACTAAAGGACAAGACACCTAACACAAAATATGTGATTTTTACGGTTTTTGAAGACGAGGATAAAATCGTAGAAGCGATTCGAGGAGGAGCTTCCGGATATCTTTTAAAGGATACGTCTCCGGAATTGTTTCTCGCAGAACTCAGAGTGATCGTTTTAGGAGGCGCACCCTTAACTCCGAGAATCGCGGATAAAATCATCCGTGAGTTCACAAAAAAAGAGGAAACGAAAAATCCACCGATTGCAAATACCCTCGGTTTGACCGAAAGGGAACTTCAGATCTTGAATTTTGTCGCACTCGGGATGACCTTTTCCGATATCGCCGACGAGTTGGACATTTCCAGTCATACGGTCAGTAGACATATAGAAAAGATCTATAAAAAGATGGAAGTCCATTCCAGATCCGAGGCGATCATTCGCGGAAGAAGAATGGGAATCATCCGAGACGTTCCCGGTTATCCTTGA
- a CDS encoding LIC12806 family lipoprotein, giving the protein MLNEMKMNTTFSFFRNTFRLTFFLSVFIVLVDCGLKPVPPPEGKFCDTWHKPVECVELDFRKGVADLGHGAVPLEMKSVVVYRITDENKQSILIEVLHEHRVRITFPHAEPRLFLKIKDKEDRKRRWEKAKEEWNEFFK; this is encoded by the coding sequence ATGTTAAACGAAATGAAAATGAACACCACTTTCTCTTTTTTTCGAAACACGTTTCGTTTGACGTTCTTTCTTTCCGTTTTTATTGTACTTGTCGACTGCGGTTTAAAACCGGTCCCACCGCCGGAAGGAAAGTTCTGCGATACATGGCACAAACCTGTCGAATGTGTGGAACTCGATTTTAGAAAGGGAGTCGCCGATCTAGGACATGGCGCGGTCCCTTTAGAGATGAAAAGTGTCGTTGTCTACCGGATCACGGACGAAAACAAACAATCGATCCTTATCGAAGTCCTCCACGAACACAGGGTAAGAATCACCTTCCCTCATGCGGAGCCGAGACTTTTTTTAAAAATCAAAGACAAAGAAGATCGAAAACGTAGATGGGAAAAAGCGAAAGAAGAATGGAACGAATTTTTTAAATAA
- a CDS encoding RsmD family RNA methyltransferase, with amino-acid sequence MKLLRVQTGKLKGKSIETPPAIAGNMNFTPAVIKKSVFDVLGSLVLKGRLIPEDSAFIDFFAGSGQMALEAVSRGFARVVLYELAWERSDSLRKLFDKIGGTKEIFRKDVFRFYDKLDIPEKSRVYFLDPPYSFWDKKNEKLKNLVEALLKEDSTVVVFIQSPVSPGWSEFVTRKFGKNFLTYRIRGMDDFEPESDGGEVAEPEESELEN; translated from the coding sequence ATGAAACTACTCAGAGTGCAAACCGGGAAGCTGAAGGGTAAGTCCATAGAAACGCCTCCTGCGATCGCCGGGAATATGAACTTCACTCCTGCGGTTATAAAAAAATCCGTCTTTGACGTGTTAGGTTCTCTTGTATTAAAGGGAAGGTTGATTCCGGAAGATTCCGCCTTTATCGATTTTTTTGCCGGCTCTGGTCAGATGGCGCTCGAAGCCGTGAGCCGGGGATTTGCGAGAGTCGTTTTGTATGAACTCGCGTGGGAGAGGTCGGACAGTCTTCGAAAGTTATTCGATAAGATCGGTGGAACAAAGGAGATCTTTCGAAAAGACGTATTCCGTTTTTATGATAAACTCGATATTCCCGAAAAATCCAGAGTCTATTTTTTGGATCCTCCGTACTCTTTTTGGGATAAGAAGAATGAAAAACTAAAGAATCTAGTGGAAGCTCTTCTGAAGGAGGATTCCACCGTAGTTGTGTTCATTCAGTCCCCCGTTTCACCAGGGTGGTCCGAATTTGTGACTCGCAAGTTTGGAAAGAATTTTTTGACTTACCGGATAAGAGGTATGGACGATTTCGAACCGGAATCGGATGGAGGAGAAGTTGCAGAACCGGAGGAATCAGAATTGGAAAATTGA
- a CDS encoding sulfatase family protein has protein sequence MMEPICNILKVASVRRYFLFFGIGMGISFVTLLLNSSFQIMGVDLSEFKSLFFSFLPLFLKDYLGTLISSGILFSTIALLLFGADTIFEKWEWLSTKTEVFVFCVFILLLWLHSVIYYPQLYGEFFFYRFPFLRHFLFFLTDRIPPSVPQWFAFSLLGGFAGLRIYILAVQKEWKSLGYFFLFFVFVFCFHLSGNVLGIGLVSWLYLLSILFQNSKIAQFIWVGVFLVILAVSWSRSDLKTQTKAFVSKNLPNILILSADSLRYDKMGYSQGKEGLTPNIDLLAKDSIRFQDHHTTIPRTFPAWADLLSGQPSFVHGIQDMFPDAKDRAGLNGTSSMTLPKILGELGYETNVVSSFAGDIFPRADWGFQSVRAPIFHAGTLTAQRILESQILLLPILTGSLPFAGEYFSSLKGLPSLGDDSKILPALLSELNKGERPFFTVFFSSVTHFPFSPPYPFYQKFTNSEYYGKFKYFKFVDPSDSSSLNREDQNQINGLFQASIASFDDSVGKIVSKLKKEGIYDSTLIILTSDHGESLFEADHSHGHGEHLRGEGVTHIPLLIKYPSNAGAGKSFSGISSSLDLFPTILNFVSEHFERFQDKKMIQDEIRKRPGRDLSEAFHSDSWKDNRSVYGETGIWFSDRGNHFFQKQRIFYPNILQLHSIETGDLPFISIGDSYAKESVIFSKHRMFQNGRYKLIYIPSEDGVVWACYDRIEDPWNTKILPVSQCSSLKDSLHSFLLGSGKFKKAGEYLLPLSN, from the coding sequence ATGATGGAACCAATTTGCAACATCCTGAAAGTCGCATCCGTTAGACGTTATTTCCTATTTTTCGGAATCGGAATGGGAATCTCTTTCGTTACATTGCTTCTCAATTCTTCCTTCCAAATCATGGGAGTCGATCTTTCCGAGTTCAAATCGCTCTTCTTTTCCTTTCTTCCCTTATTTCTCAAAGACTATCTCGGAACGCTCATCTCGAGTGGAATTCTTTTTTCAACGATCGCCTTGCTCCTTTTCGGGGCCGATACAATTTTCGAAAAATGGGAGTGGCTTTCGACTAAAACCGAGGTTTTCGTCTTCTGCGTTTTTATCCTTTTGCTCTGGCTTCATTCCGTAATCTATTACCCTCAACTCTACGGAGAATTTTTCTTCTATCGTTTTCCGTTCCTTCGTCATTTCCTTTTTTTTCTTACCGACCGAATTCCCCCTTCGGTTCCTCAGTGGTTCGCTTTCTCTTTGTTAGGTGGTTTTGCGGGGTTAAGAATTTATATTCTGGCCGTTCAAAAAGAATGGAAATCTCTCGGTTATTTTTTCCTCTTCTTTGTCTTTGTGTTTTGCTTTCATCTTTCGGGAAACGTTTTGGGAATCGGGCTTGTTTCCTGGCTGTATCTTCTTAGTATCCTATTCCAAAATTCTAAAATAGCGCAGTTTATTTGGGTCGGAGTTTTTCTTGTGATTCTTGCGGTTTCTTGGAGCCGTTCGGATTTAAAAACACAGACAAAGGCATTTGTTTCCAAAAATCTTCCGAACATTCTGATTCTCAGCGCGGATAGTTTGCGTTACGATAAAATGGGATATTCTCAAGGAAAGGAAGGATTGACGCCTAACATTGATTTATTGGCAAAGGACTCGATCCGTTTTCAAGACCATCACACAACGATTCCGAGGACCTTTCCCGCCTGGGCCGATCTTCTAAGCGGACAACCGAGTTTTGTTCACGGGATTCAAGACATGTTTCCCGATGCGAAGGATCGGGCCGGCCTGAATGGGACTTCCTCAATGACGCTTCCCAAAATTTTGGGCGAACTCGGTTACGAGACAAACGTCGTCTCCTCTTTTGCGGGTGATATCTTTCCGAGAGCCGATTGGGGATTTCAATCGGTGAGAGCCCCGATCTTTCACGCGGGAACTCTCACGGCTCAGAGGATCTTAGAATCTCAAATTCTTCTTCTTCCGATTCTAACCGGATCCCTTCCGTTTGCGGGGGAATATTTCTCTTCTCTCAAAGGTCTTCCGAGTCTGGGAGACGATTCTAAAATTCTTCCAGCTTTGTTATCCGAGTTAAATAAGGGTGAACGTCCTTTTTTTACCGTATTCTTCTCTTCCGTTACTCATTTTCCGTTCAGTCCCCCGTATCCGTTTTATCAAAAATTTACGAATTCTGAATATTATGGAAAGTTTAAGTATTTTAAATTTGTGGATCCGAGCGATTCTTCCTCGTTGAACCGGGAAGATCAGAATCAGATCAACGGACTCTTTCAGGCATCCATCGCGTCCTTTGACGATTCCGTTGGGAAGATCGTCTCAAAGTTGAAAAAAGAGGGGATCTACGATTCCACTCTCATCATTCTTACGAGTGATCACGGAGAATCTCTTTTCGAAGCCGATCACAGTCATGGACACGGAGAACATCTCAGAGGCGAAGGAGTCACACACATTCCTCTTCTCATCAAATATCCTTCGAACGCAGGAGCGGGAAAATCCTTCTCCGGAATCAGCAGTTCTTTGGATTTATTTCCTACGATTCTCAACTTTGTCTCGGAACATTTCGAAAGGTTTCAAGATAAGAAAATGATTCAGGATGAGATCCGAAAGCGACCGGGAAGGGATCTTTCCGAGGCATTCCATTCCGATTCCTGGAAGGACAATCGTTCCGTTTATGGAGAAACCGGGATCTGGTTCAGTGATCGAGGAAATCATTTTTTTCAAAAGCAAAGAATCTTTTATCCGAATATTCTTCAGCTTCACTCGATCGAAACGGGCGATCTTCCGTTTATTTCGATCGGAGATTCTTACGCGAAAGAAAGTGTGATCTTCTCCAAACACAGAATGTTTCAGAACGGCAGATACAAATTGATCTACATTCCTTCCGAAGACGGAGTAGTCTGGGCTTGTTATGATCGAATCGAAGATCCTTGGAATACGAAGATTCTTCCCGTTTCTCAGTGTTCTTCTCTCAAAGACTCTCTTCATTCCTTTTTACTCGGCTCCGGAAAATTTAAGAAAGCTGGAGAGTATTTGCTCCCTTTGTCAAATTGA